The following are from one region of the Segatella oris genome:
- the feoB gene encoding ferrous iron transport protein B, which produces MKLSDLHTGEHGIIVKVTGHGSFRKRIVEMGFIKGKKVDVLLNAPLMDPVKYKIMGYEVSLRRTEAEMIEVVSEAEAKAMNASSLHDSTNTDKTAITTSDDSPLTEKQLEEAALKRHRIINVALVGNPNCGKTSLFNFASGAHERVGNYSGVTVDAKVGHAEFEGYTFNLVDLPGTYSLSAYSPEELYVRKQIIDKTPDVIINVLDASNLERNLYLTTQLIDMNLRMVCALNMFDETQRRGDKIDINKLSELFGVPMVPTVFKSGEGVKQLFHQIIELYESNGEELPHAHHIHINHGHEIENGITHIQEYLKKDYELRQRYSTRYLAIKLLENDSDTVNYLQTRPNASEIFKEKEIAEIRVKEETGEDCETAIMDAKYGFIHGALQEAQYETGKNKDTYRMTEYIDRVITNRYLGFPIFILMLFIMFSTTFIIGQFPMDWIDAAVAWFGEIISQNLPDGPIKAMLVDGVIGGVGAVIVFLPQILILYFFISFMEDSGYMARAAFIMDKLMHKMGLHGKSFIPLIMGFGCNVPAIMATRTIESRRSRLITMLILPLMSCSARLPIYIMITGSFFALKYRSLVMLSLYVIGIAIAVILSRIFSTFVVKGEDTPFVMELPPYRFPTWKAMGRHTWEKGKQYLKKMGGIILIASIIVWALGYFPHDDTLSPQQQQEQSFIGKIGKTVEPVFRPQGFDWKIDVGLISGVGAKEIVASTMGVLYSNNSSFSDDNNFNDEGGKYQVLHRQMTHDIAQLHGITDTEAAPIATLTAYCFLLFVLLYFPCIATIAAIKGETGSWKWALFAAGYTTLLAWVVSAAVFQIGRLFI; this is translated from the coding sequence ATGAAATTATCTGATTTACATACAGGCGAACATGGTATTATCGTTAAGGTAACGGGCCATGGAAGTTTCAGAAAACGCATTGTAGAAATGGGGTTCATCAAGGGAAAAAAGGTAGATGTTCTCCTTAATGCTCCACTTATGGATCCCGTGAAATACAAGATTATGGGCTATGAAGTTTCATTGCGAAGGACAGAGGCCGAGATGATAGAAGTAGTCTCTGAAGCTGAAGCAAAAGCTATGAATGCGTCTTCACTCCATGATTCAACAAATACTGATAAAACTGCCATTACAACTTCTGATGACAGTCCTTTGACAGAAAAACAGTTGGAAGAAGCCGCTCTGAAGCGTCATCGGATAATCAATGTGGCTTTGGTGGGCAATCCCAATTGCGGCAAAACCTCACTGTTCAACTTTGCTTCGGGTGCACATGAACGTGTCGGTAACTACTCCGGCGTTACGGTAGATGCAAAAGTGGGGCATGCAGAATTTGAAGGCTACACGTTCAATCTTGTCGACTTACCGGGCACATACAGCCTCTCTGCCTATTCACCGGAAGAACTTTATGTGCGCAAACAAATCATAGACAAGACGCCCGACGTTATCATCAATGTGCTTGATGCAAGCAATCTCGAACGCAACCTCTATCTCACAACGCAGCTCATTGATATGAACCTGCGCATGGTGTGTGCACTCAACATGTTTGATGAGACCCAACGGCGTGGTGATAAAATCGATATCAACAAGCTGTCCGAACTCTTTGGTGTGCCCATGGTTCCAACGGTGTTCAAGAGCGGTGAGGGAGTGAAACAGCTTTTTCATCAGATTATTGAACTTTATGAAAGCAACGGAGAAGAGTTGCCTCACGCACATCATATCCACATTAACCATGGTCATGAGATAGAAAACGGCATTACACATATCCAGGAATACCTGAAAAAAGACTATGAACTTCGTCAACGATATTCAACCCGCTATTTAGCAATCAAACTTCTTGAAAATGATTCAGACACAGTAAACTATCTACAGACAAGGCCAAATGCCTCGGAAATTTTCAAGGAAAAGGAGATTGCAGAGATACGAGTAAAAGAGGAAACAGGCGAAGACTGCGAGACGGCTATCATGGATGCAAAGTATGGTTTCATACATGGTGCACTCCAGGAAGCACAGTATGAAACGGGAAAAAACAAGGACACTTATAGGATGACAGAATATATTGACCGCGTCATCACCAACAGATATCTTGGTTTCCCCATCTTTATTCTGATGCTTTTTATCATGTTCTCGACCACCTTCATCATAGGTCAGTTTCCGATGGATTGGATTGATGCAGCCGTTGCCTGGTTTGGAGAAATCATCTCACAGAACCTGCCCGACGGCCCAATAAAAGCCATGCTTGTAGACGGAGTGATAGGAGGTGTAGGCGCAGTTATCGTGTTCTTGCCACAAATCCTTATTCTCTATTTCTTCATCAGCTTTATGGAAGACTCCGGCTATATGGCACGTGCTGCTTTCATCATGGACAAACTGATGCACAAAATGGGACTGCATGGCAAGTCGTTCATTCCACTTATCATGGGATTTGGCTGCAATGTACCCGCTATCATGGCCACAAGAACCATTGAAAGCCGACGTTCACGACTCATCACCATGCTCATATTGCCACTGATGAGCTGCTCTGCCCGACTGCCAATATATATCATGATTACAGGCTCTTTCTTTGCCTTGAAGTATCGGTCATTGGTAATGTTGTCTCTCTATGTCATTGGGATTGCGATTGCTGTCATCCTAAGCCGCATCTTCTCCACTTTTGTTGTAAAAGGTGAAGACACACCATTCGTGATGGAACTTCCCCCCTATCGTTTTCCGACATGGAAGGCCATGGGGCGCCATACATGGGAAAAAGGAAAGCAATATCTTAAGAAAATGGGAGGAATTATCCTTATTGCCAGCATCATTGTATGGGCCTTGGGCTATTTCCCGCATGACGATACATTGTCTCCGCAGCAACAACAGGAGCAGAGTTTCATTGGGAAAATCGGTAAAACAGTGGAACCAGTATTCCGTCCGCAAGGCTTTGACTGGAAAATTGACGTTGGATTGATTTCCGGTGTGGGTGCCAAAGAGATTGTTGCAAGCACTATGGGCGTCCTCTACAGCAACAATTCAAGTTTCAGTGACGATAACAACTTCAACGATGAAGGGGGAAAATATCAGGTGCTTCACCGACAAATGACACACGACATTGCCCAACTCCACGGCATCACAGATACCGAGGCGGCTCCCATTGCCACACTCACGGCCTATTGCTTCCTGCTCTTTGTGCTCCTCTACTTCCCCTGCATTGCCACTATTGCAGCTATCAAGGGAGAAACGGGAAGCTGGAAATGGGCACTGTTTGCAGCCGGTTACACTACGTTGTTGGCTTGGGTTGTCAGTGCTGCAGTGTTCCAAATCGGTCGATTATTCATATAG
- a CDS encoding DUF5103 domain-containing protein: MQKTKRTVILSFLLCITMTLSAQRNEIFSSDIATLQVHNTQQLRAMLPVIQLNSGEQIQISFDNFRHEYHRFTYKIMHCEADWSPSTQIFSSDYLEGFSDNLVIEDIQESVNTNVEYTHYSFRLPNDQCRITQSGNYKVSVYDEDEKLMLNACFMVVDPTMHVELSCTSNTDIDFNRAHQQVEMKLKYGNLPVIAPNNQIKTVVLQNGNWNDARVNMKPQFVLRDELQWQHCRGFIFDAGNNYRKFECLSVDHPTMGIETIDWDGSNYHAHLWPDLPRRNYLYDESAQGVFVIRNSDDNGNDYLSDYVIVHFTLQTDATNDEIYVSGGFTNYRLLPQYQMKYDAVTRNYTLSLLMKQGYYSYEYVRRNADGSIQLLPSEGNFYQTKNQYQALIYYRGTGERTDRLVAVVQ; this comes from the coding sequence ATGCAAAAGACCAAAAGAACTGTCATCCTCTCATTTCTGCTGTGCATAACAATGACACTGTCTGCACAGCGAAATGAGATTTTTTCTTCCGATATTGCCACTTTGCAGGTGCATAACACCCAACAATTGCGGGCTATGCTTCCCGTCATTCAACTGAACAGTGGCGAGCAAATTCAGATTTCATTTGATAATTTCAGGCATGAATATCATCGGTTCACCTACAAAATCATGCACTGTGAAGCCGATTGGTCGCCCTCTACTCAAATCTTCAGCAGCGACTATTTAGAGGGTTTCAGCGATAATCTTGTCATTGAAGACATACAGGAATCGGTCAATACGAACGTTGAATACACCCACTATTCCTTTAGATTGCCCAACGACCAATGCCGCATAACCCAAAGTGGTAACTACAAAGTGAGCGTCTATGACGAGGATGAAAAACTGATGTTGAACGCCTGTTTCATGGTTGTTGACCCAACCATGCACGTTGAACTGTCCTGCACTTCCAATACGGATATTGATTTCAATCGGGCACATCAGCAAGTTGAAATGAAACTCAAATACGGCAATCTTCCTGTCATTGCTCCCAACAACCAAATCAAAACGGTAGTCTTGCAAAATGGAAACTGGAATGATGCCCGCGTGAATATGAAACCGCAGTTCGTTCTTCGTGACGAGCTTCAGTGGCAACATTGCCGTGGTTTCATATTCGATGCAGGCAACAACTACCGCAAGTTTGAATGTCTTTCTGTTGACCATCCTACAATGGGTATTGAGACTATAGACTGGGATGGCAGTAATTATCATGCACATCTCTGGCCTGATCTCCCTCGCAGAAACTATCTGTATGACGAGAGTGCACAGGGAGTTTTCGTCATCCGCAACAGTGATGACAACGGGAATGACTACCTGTCAGACTATGTCATCGTTCATTTTACGCTACAGACCGATGCCACAAACGATGAAATTTACGTCAGCGGCGGTTTTACCAACTATCGGCTCTTGCCTCAATATCAGATGAAATATGATGCCGTAACACGTAACTATACGCTGTCTTTACTGATGAAACAAGGTTATTATTCCTATGAATACGTCAGGCGAAATGCTGACGGAAGCATACAGCTATTGCCCTCGGAAGGCAATTTCTATCAGACAAAAAACCAATATCAAGCATTGATTTACTACCGAGGAACGGGAGAACGTACAGACAGACTCGTAGCCGTTGTTCAGTAA